From the Acidobacteriota bacterium genome, one window contains:
- the fliS gene encoding flagellar export chaperone FliS: MNWKANALAAYGKVANAETDPLQQIVMLYDGAIKFLRLAAADIAAGDLVAKGEHTNRALDIIGYLQSILDYERGGEVAPILNNLYLHVAADTLRASAQLDEALMRQTAELLVPVRNAWSNNAKTQALALAAAVPQPAPMAGVCLA; this comes from the coding sequence ATGAACTGGAAAGCAAATGCCCTGGCCGCTTATGGCAAAGTGGCGAACGCTGAGACCGATCCCCTTCAACAAATCGTGATGCTTTACGACGGAGCGATCAAATTCTTGCGGCTGGCCGCGGCGGATATAGCGGCGGGCGACCTCGTGGCCAAAGGCGAACATACCAATCGGGCCCTCGACATCATCGGTTATTTGCAATCCATTCTCGACTATGAGCGCGGCGGCGAGGTCGCCCCGATTCTCAACAACCTGTATTTGCATGTCGCCGCCGATACGCTGCGCGCCAGCGCGCAACTGGATGAAGCGTTGATGCGGCAAACGGCGGAGTTGTTAGTGCCGGTGCGCAATGCCTGGTCGAACAACGCGAAAACCCAGGCGCTGGCCCTGGCGGCGGCCGTCCCCCAGCCCGCGCCAATGGCGGGCGTCTGTCTGGCCTAG
- a CDS encoding sigma-54-dependent Fis family transcriptional regulator: MAIKGLFVGDAEAVKQHLLSLEKAGQFQFEYVPTAEAASALLTQSAFDFLITDEKLPQLSGADLLAWCQQRQPALVTFMLAEPGATAVAVTAMKRGAADVLTKPLSGETLATALQNALKNSTHPAVSTVGNHPAQARLVAHSAKMRKLYEQAKTIAPFNTTVLITGESGTGKELIARTIHEHSNRRQRNFVALNCSAIPDHLLEAELFGHVKGAFTGAQTAREGRFEYANGGTLFLDEIGDMSLPLQAKLLRVLQEREFEKLGSSRTVSVDVRILAATSADLEQKIKEGTFRLDLYYRLNVVHLRVAPLRERREAIRPLAEQLLARFCASAGLPAKQIDGEVLETLQAYHWPGNVRQLQNAMECAAAFSGPAETLYVWDLPEEIRGTGAGQSQAKLRTDLGTGFGMDAALLSQQPLPVEGVSLDAVVTNIERELLLRSLSQTGGNKMQAAKLLKMKRTTFVEKLKRLQIEEFNEVTLAELAVNANGNLPYGGFALGAPGAVERLRC; encoded by the coding sequence ATGGCAATCAAAGGTCTCTTTGTCGGGGATGCTGAAGCAGTCAAACAGCACTTATTGAGTTTAGAAAAAGCCGGGCAATTTCAGTTTGAATATGTACCCACGGCGGAAGCCGCCAGCGCCTTGTTAACGCAGAGCGCCTTTGATTTTTTGATCACGGATGAGAAGTTGCCGCAATTGTCGGGGGCCGATTTATTGGCCTGGTGCCAGCAGCGCCAGCCGGCGTTAGTCACCTTCATGCTCGCCGAGCCGGGCGCTACCGCCGTTGCCGTGACCGCCATGAAACGTGGCGCGGCAGATGTTTTGACCAAGCCGCTTTCCGGTGAAACGCTTGCCACCGCCCTCCAAAATGCCCTAAAAAATTCGACACATCCGGCTGTTTCCACCGTTGGAAATCACCCTGCGCAGGCGCGGCTGGTGGCGCATTCCGCAAAGATGCGCAAATTGTACGAGCAGGCCAAAACCATCGCTCCCTTCAACACCACCGTCCTCATTACGGGCGAGTCGGGCACCGGCAAGGAACTGATTGCGCGCACCATTCACGAGCACAGCAATCGCCGCCAACGCAATTTTGTCGCGCTGAATTGTTCGGCCATTCCGGATCATTTGTTGGAAGCAGAATTGTTCGGTCACGTCAAAGGCGCTTTCACGGGGGCGCAAACGGCGCGCGAGGGCCGCTTTGAGTATGCCAATGGCGGCACGCTGTTTTTGGATGAAATCGGCGATATGAGCCTGCCGTTGCAGGCCAAGTTGCTGCGGGTATTGCAGGAGCGCGAGTTCGAAAAGCTCGGCTCTTCGCGCACGGTTTCGGTGGATGTGCGCATCCTGGCGGCCACGAGCGCGGACTTGGAGCAAAAGATCAAAGAGGGCACTTTCCGGTTGGATTTGTATTACCGGTTGAATGTCGTGCATTTGCGCGTGGCGCCCTTGCGCGAGCGCCGGGAAGCGATTCGGCCCTTGGCGGAACAACTGCTGGCGCGGTTTTGCGCCAGCGCCGGGTTACCCGCCAAACAAATTGACGGAGAGGTGCTGGAAACTTTGCAGGCCTATCACTGGCCGGGCAATGTGCGGCAACTGCAAAACGCGATGGAATGTGCGGCGGCGTTTTCCGGCCCGGCAGAGACCCTTTACGTTTGGGATTTGCCCGAAGAGATTCGCGGCACGGGCGCTGGCCAGAGCCAAGCCAAGCTGAGGACTGATCTCGGAACAGGATTCGGAATGGATGCGGCTTTGCTGTCACAGCAGCCGCTGCCGGTCGAAGGCGTGAGTCTGGATGCGGTAGTGACGAATATTGAGCGCGAATTGTTGTTGCGTTCCTTAAGCCAGACCGGTGGCAACAAGATGCAAGCGGCCAAGCTGCTGAAGATGAAACGCACCACCTTTGTGGAAAAGCTCAAGCGGTTACAGATCGAAGAGTTCAACGAAGTAACCCTGGCGGAACTGGCGGTCAATGCCAATGGAAATCTTCCTTATGGAGGATTTGCGCTGGGTGCGCCAGGTGCAGTGGAGCGGTTGCGCTGCTGA
- the fliD gene encoding flagellar filament capping protein FliD, with amino-acid sequence MATVNFNGVGSGLDFKALTDSILAEKSRPLSQLQNKNAESSKRSDALKQLNARLLALTAAADALNDRTLGNGRTASSSAANVATATSSAEAATASINLTVTRLATSLTQTSRVYTSDTAAVLAGGATTATFELRKGGASTGTAITIDSSNNTLTGLRDAINKAGAGVNATIVDVDGTGTKFKLALNSNATGTAGRVELVETSATGTAADLNLTAVNPPGATTDFSDLDASFSLNGLALTRSSNTVSDAVTGLTFNLKSSGSTTISVTSKTSDLNEKLNSLVAAYNDVQSFIAGQYTKDGQGRPSGPLAGDATLRTVQRQIREALGGNAGNNGGAFKNLAELGLSRDDSGKLTLDATVLNEKLSNNLGDVQALLAGKSEGFTGLAAALHDEFDKLSDAVTGTVTTAINGYQDSIKRTEKNIAAQLARLSDLRQSLNRQFAIADAAIGQLNGQSTQLTTILDSLKPKSA; translated from the coding sequence ATGGCAACCGTCAATTTCAACGGAGTGGGCAGCGGTTTGGATTTCAAAGCGCTGACGGACTCGATCCTGGCCGAAAAATCGCGCCCGCTTTCGCAGTTGCAGAACAAGAATGCCGAAAGCAGCAAACGCAGCGACGCGTTGAAACAACTCAACGCCCGCTTGCTGGCGTTGACTGCCGCCGCCGATGCGCTCAATGACCGCACGCTGGGTAACGGCCGCACCGCCAGTTCTTCGGCGGCCAATGTCGCCACGGCCACCAGCAGCGCCGAAGCCGCCACCGCCAGCATCAATCTCACGGTCACGCGCCTGGCGACCAGCCTCACGCAAACCTCGCGCGTTTATACCAGCGACACCGCAGCCGTGTTAGCGGGCGGGGCGACAACGGCGACCTTTGAGTTGCGCAAGGGTGGCGCCAGCACCGGCACCGCCATCACGATTGACAGCTCCAACAATACGCTGACCGGTTTGCGCGACGCCATTAACAAGGCGGGCGCGGGTGTGAACGCCACCATCGTGGATGTGGATGGGACAGGCACGAAATTCAAACTCGCCCTCAATTCGAACGCCACCGGCACGGCGGGGCGCGTCGAATTGGTCGAAACCAGCGCCACCGGCACGGCGGCTGATTTGAATCTGACGGCGGTCAATCCGCCCGGCGCGACCACGGATTTTTCCGACCTGGACGCTTCTTTCAGCTTGAACGGACTAGCGCTCACGCGTTCGTCCAACACCGTTTCCGACGCGGTGACGGGCCTGACTTTCAATCTCAAAAGCAGCGGCTCGACCACAATTTCGGTCACGTCAAAAACGTCCGATTTGAATGAGAAGCTGAACAGCCTCGTCGCGGCTTACAACGATGTGCAAAGCTTCATTGCCGGGCAATATACGAAAGACGGCCAAGGACGGCCTTCCGGCCCGCTGGCGGGCGATGCGACGTTGCGCACTGTGCAACGCCAGATCCGCGAGGCGCTCGGCGGCAATGCCGGCAATAACGGCGGCGCGTTTAAGAACCTGGCGGAGCTGGGCCTCAGCCGCGATGATTCCGGGAAATTGACACTCGACGCAACCGTGCTCAATGAAAAATTGAGCAACAACCTGGGCGATGTACAAGCCCTGCTGGCGGGCAAAAGCGAGGGCTTCACCGGCCTGGCTGCTGCCTTGCACGATGAATTCGACAAGCTGAGCGACGCGGTCACCGGCACCGTCACCACGGCCATCAACGGTTATCAGGATTCGATCAAACGCACGGAAAAAAACATCGCCGCCCAACTGGCGCGGCTCAGCGATTTGCGCCAATCGCTCAATCGCCAGTTCGCCATCGCCGATGCGGCCATCGGGCAACTCAATGGGCAGAGCACGCAATTGACCACCATCCTCGATTCGCTCAAACCGAAATCCGCCTAA
- a CDS encoding SDR family oxidoreductase, with the protein MEIAGKAAVVTGGGTGVGRATALELARRGCAVLINYSRSKAEAEETAAAVTACGVHGVAVQADVTDDAACRRMIDRAVQEFGRLDVLVNNAGTTSFIKHADLEAVTAEDWQRILGTNLLGPFQCARAARAALLAAGNGEIVNVSSIAGLAGTGSSIPYCASKAALNNLTVTLARVFAPTVRVNAVAPGFITGRWLQEGLGEVAYEATKQKVEQQVLLQRVCIPEDVAAAILNIITGPDLMTGQVLALEGGALHSNFNPR; encoded by the coding sequence ATGGAAATCGCAGGTAAAGCAGCCGTCGTGACGGGCGGCGGAACCGGAGTAGGCCGCGCCACGGCTTTGGAACTGGCGCGGCGTGGTTGTGCCGTGCTAATCAATTACAGCCGCTCAAAAGCTGAGGCAGAAGAAACCGCCGCCGCCGTAACAGCGTGCGGGGTGCACGGGGTCGCCGTGCAAGCCGATGTCACCGACGATGCCGCCTGCCGCCGGATGATTGACAGGGCCGTGCAGGAATTTGGGCGGTTGGACGTATTGGTCAACAACGCCGGCACGACCTCGTTTATCAAACACGCCGACCTCGAAGCGGTGACGGCCGAAGATTGGCAGCGCATTCTGGGCACGAATTTGCTTGGCCCGTTTCAATGCGCGCGGGCGGCGCGGGCCGCCTTGCTCGCCGCTGGCAATGGCGAAATCGTCAACGTTTCCAGTATCGCGGGGCTAGCCGGAACGGGCAGCTCCATTCCCTATTGTGCCTCCAAGGCGGCGCTCAATAATCTGACCGTGACCTTGGCGCGCGTCTTTGCCCCGACTGTCCGTGTCAATGCGGTCGCTCCCGGCTTCATCACCGGGCGCTGGTTACAAGAAGGTTTGGGCGAAGTTGCCTATGAAGCAACCAAGCAGAAGGTCGAGCAACAAGTTTTGCTCCAGCGCGTTTGCATACCAGAAGATGTCGCCGCCGCCATTCTCAACATCATCACCGGCCCCGATTTAATGACCGGGCAGGTTTTGGCTTTGGAAGGCGGAGCCTTGCACTCAAATTTTAATCCACGTTAA
- a CDS encoding TetR/AcrR family transcriptional regulator: protein MAKQTALIEALLTIPPTSHRRKLTVKAAKTGKDGKAGASKARTQAVTANDNEIDRLRQIYYVAARLFCERGFDATSMNDIADAIGFTKAAVYHFIPGGKKELLYAVISYGMDTLEREVLAPARAVADPEQRLRTIIQNHVQVITRGSTAAGFNPVTVVVDEVAGLSPVHRRKIAQRKRAYVDLVRDTLRALKVEGKLKEIDITVIAFSIFGMMLWLARWYRPDGPLTNTQVAEEICKMALSGLLQTEPR from the coding sequence ATGGCCAAACAAACCGCTCTCATCGAAGCGTTGCTCACCATCCCGCCGACCAGTCATCGGCGCAAACTGACGGTCAAGGCGGCTAAAACCGGCAAGGATGGCAAAGCTGGCGCGAGCAAGGCGCGCACGCAAGCCGTCACGGCCAATGACAATGAAATAGACCGGCTGCGGCAGATTTATTATGTGGCGGCGCGGCTGTTTTGCGAACGCGGTTTCGACGCCACTTCGATGAATGACATCGCCGACGCCATCGGCTTTACCAAAGCGGCGGTTTACCATTTCATCCCCGGCGGCAAGAAAGAGCTTTTATATGCCGTCATCAGCTACGGCATGGATACGCTCGAACGCGAAGTGCTCGCACCCGCGCGCGCGGTCGCCGATCCCGAGCAACGGCTGCGCACCATTATCCAAAACCATGTTCAGGTCATTACGCGCGGCAGCACCGCCGCGGGTTTCAATCCTGTCACTGTTGTCGTGGATGAAGTCGCCGGACTTTCCCCAGTTCATCGCCGTAAGATCGCGCAACGCAAACGCGCTTATGTGGATTTGGTGCGCGACACGCTGCGGGCACTGAAAGTCGAAGGGAAATTGAAAGAGATAGACATCACGGTGATTGCGTTCAGTATTTTCGGCATGATGCTCTGGCTGGCGCGTTGGTATCGCCCGGATGGGCCGTTGACCAACACCCAGGTTGCCGAAGAAATTTGCAAAATGGCCCTGAGCGGCCTGTTACAAACAGAGCCGCGTTGA
- a CDS encoding response regulator — MKEKILFVDDEPNILEAYQRSLRKEFHIDTALGGADGLIALASQGPYAAIITDMRMPGMDGVEFLARAKEKSPDSVRLMLTGNADQHTAVEAINEGAIFRFLTKPCPPVVLARALQAALRQYQLVTAEKELLNKTLSGSIHILTDLLSLVNPTAFGRASRVRRLVKQITTILKVENAWQVEIAAMLSQVGCITIPEETLWRVYSGHSLNSEEIKMVQAHPQIGHDLLRHIPRLEGVAEIIAYQEKLFNGAGVPYDNRRGYEIPLGARILKLALDYDKLAESRLDNFQALEEIRERHNWYDPEIIPALELALKNEIRYELKLARIDELTPDMLLAEDVKSVKGMLLITKGQEVTRSLCMRLKNFHEGGAIVEPLQVLVPVKSNTGKLTPPGQTAKAGNSGRLVPPPQIAKQGQ; from the coding sequence ATGAAAGAGAAAATCCTTTTTGTTGACGACGAACCGAACATCTTGGAAGCCTATCAACGTTCGTTACGCAAAGAATTCCATATTGACACGGCGTTGGGCGGCGCGGATGGACTGATCGCACTGGCCAGCCAAGGACCTTATGCCGCCATCATCACAGACATGCGCATGCCGGGCATGGATGGCGTGGAATTCCTCGCCCGCGCCAAAGAAAAATCACCCGACAGCGTGCGCCTGATGCTCACTGGCAACGCCGATCAACATACGGCCGTGGAGGCGATCAATGAGGGCGCGATCTTTCGCTTTTTGACCAAACCCTGTCCGCCGGTAGTGCTAGCGCGTGCGCTCCAGGCCGCGTTGCGGCAATACCAGTTGGTGACGGCGGAAAAAGAATTGCTGAACAAGACGCTGAGCGGAAGCATTCATATTTTGACGGACCTGCTTTCGCTGGTGAACCCGACCGCCTTTGGCCGGGCCTCGCGCGTGCGGCGGCTGGTCAAACAGATCACGACCATCCTCAAAGTGGAAAATGCCTGGCAAGTCGAAATCGCCGCCATGCTCTCGCAAGTCGGTTGTATCACGATTCCCGAAGAGACCCTGTGGCGCGTTTATAGCGGCCATTCGCTGAATTCGGAAGAAATCAAAATGGTGCAGGCCCATCCGCAAATCGGGCACGACCTCCTGCGCCACATTCCACGGCTGGAAGGCGTGGCCGAAATCATCGCGTACCAGGAGAAACTTTTTAACGGCGCGGGCGTGCCTTATGACAACCGGCGCGGCTACGAAATTCCGCTGGGCGCCCGCATCCTGAAACTGGCGCTCGATTACGACAAGTTGGCCGAATCGCGGCTGGATAATTTTCAAGCGCTGGAAGAAATCCGCGAACGTCACAACTGGTACGACCCTGAAATTATCCCGGCGCTCGAATTGGCGCTGAAAAATGAAATCCGCTATGAACTCAAGCTGGCCCGTATCGATGAACTGACTCCCGACATGCTGTTGGCAGAGGATGTAAAGTCTGTGAAAGGAATGTTGCTGATTACCAAAGGGCAAGAGGTCACGCGCTCACTGTGCATGCGTTTGAAAAACTTTCACGAAGGCGGCGCTATCGTGGAACCGCTCCAAGTGCTGGTTCCGGTCAAGAGCAATACGGGCAAATTAACGCCCCCAGGACAGACAGCTAAGGCAGGCAATTCGGGGCGACTTGTCCCGCCGCCTCAAATCGCCAAGCAAGGTCAATAA
- a CDS encoding HDOD domain-containing protein, with amino-acid sequence MRRILFVDDEPKILQGLQRMLRPMRHEWEMSFTESGEQALAFLAERPFDVVVSDMRMPGMNGAQLLTQVRLNHPHVVRIILSGYSDYDLIFKSVGPAHQYLSKPCEAETLKLTVNRACALRDLLSNESLQLLVSQMQSLPSLPSLYHELLEELQSPGVTLKKVGEVIARDLGMTAKILQMVNSAFFGLRRQISSPAEAVSLLGLETVMTLVMTIQIFSQFSSTLSRGFSPEALYDHSMRVAMCAKQVALAQGEAIDLANDAFTAGLLHDVGHLVLAANMPESYGRLLALVRANELPFDDCERQVFGATHAEIGAYLLGLWGLPNAIVETVAFHDQPRACQVEGFSALSAVHIANALEHELHAQCDLCGSTKLDEEYLTRLGINDRVAVWRAGCFQNTQLAAA; translated from the coding sequence ATGAGAAGAATTCTCTTTGTGGATGACGAGCCCAAAATCTTGCAAGGGCTGCAACGCATGCTGCGCCCCATGCGCCACGAATGGGAAATGAGCTTTACCGAAAGCGGTGAGCAGGCGCTCGCCTTTTTGGCCGAACGGCCCTTCGATGTAGTGGTTTCGGATATGCGCATGCCGGGCATGAATGGCGCGCAACTGCTGACCCAGGTGCGTCTCAATCATCCGCACGTCGTGCGAATTATTCTGTCCGGCTATTCCGACTACGATCTGATTTTCAAATCGGTCGGGCCGGCGCATCAATATCTTTCCAAACCCTGCGAGGCCGAGACGCTTAAACTCACGGTGAATCGCGCCTGCGCCTTACGCGACCTGCTCTCGAATGAAAGCCTGCAATTGCTCGTTTCGCAAATGCAATCGCTGCCCAGCCTGCCGTCGCTCTACCACGAACTGCTCGAGGAATTGCAATCGCCCGGCGTGACGCTCAAAAAAGTCGGCGAGGTCATTGCGCGCGACTTGGGGATGACGGCCAAGATTTTGCAAATGGTCAACTCCGCCTTTTTCGGTTTGCGCCGGCAAATTTCCTCGCCGGCTGAAGCCGTGAGCCTGTTGGGGCTGGAAACGGTGATGACGCTGGTCATGACGATCCAGATTTTTTCGCAATTCAGTTCGACCCTGTCGCGCGGCTTCTCACCCGAAGCACTGTATGACCACAGTATGCGCGTGGCGATGTGCGCCAAGCAGGTGGCCCTGGCGCAAGGCGAAGCGATTGACCTGGCCAATGACGCTTTTACCGCCGGACTCTTGCACGACGTGGGACATCTGGTTTTGGCGGCGAATATGCCTGAAAGTTACGGCCGCTTATTAGCGTTGGTGCGGGCGAACGAGTTGCCCTTCGATGACTGCGAGCGACAGGTTTTTGGCGCGACCCATGCGGAAATCGGCGCCTACCTGCTGGGGCTGTGGGGCCTGCCGAACGCCATTGTTGAAACCGTGGCGTTTCATGATCAGCCGCGCGCTTGCCAGGTGGAGGGCTTTAGCGCGTTGAGCGCGGTGCATATCGCCAATGCGCTGGAGCATGAACTGCACGCGCAGTGCGACCTGTGCGGCAGCACGAAGCTGGACGAGGAGTATTTAACGCGTTTGGGAATCAACGACCGGGTGGCGGTCTGGCGGGCGGGCTGTTTTCAAAACACGCAGTTGGCAGCGGCTTGA
- a CDS encoding response regulator: MKILIADDSSSFRLLVQATLSKRGYQTITASNGQEALDILLGPQAPPLAILDVNMPELDGIEVCRRLRQTGQKLPTYLILLTANNSKADVVAGLQGGADDYVTKPFDREELLARLQVGVRLIEMQRRLNEQLNDLETTSLRLERHAQLAHLGADIGTVLTTGDDLPCTLQRCAELIMQHLKAECTRLWLINPETQMLELLAGAGAAAELDQATRCVPLDQHKIGRIAQTRQPLMTNQVDSAAFFGEQEWIRRTGLVAFAGYPLIVEDRVLGVLALFARRPLTENIQAALATLANTLAQGIQRKRAEEARRVSEEKYRSLINNIPDVTWTCDSEGRCMFISPNVEKVLGYTAAEIYQNPQHWFDSIHPDEVASVRAALTALFSQNVTFDLNYRASHKDGTWRWLHERAVATYEKDGVRYADGVFSDITQQRKIEEALRESEEHLRRAQKLESLGQLAAGIAHEINTPMQYIGDNTRFLLDSFQELNQVIGKDRELLEACQTSDLLSELVAQAEATLRSADVDYLLLEIPKSLQQSLEGVEHVTKIVQSLKDFAHPGLKKKAADLNKAIESTLTVARNEWKYVADVVTKYDPTLPPVPCVLSELNQVVLNLVINAAHAIAEVVNDGHKDKGTIIISTGHDEQCAEIRISDTGAGIPEKVRARIFDPFFTTKEVGHGTGQGLAISHEVIVKKHKGTIEFESEVGRGTTFIVRLPLQEITAAAAVAGQNGRLQ, translated from the coding sequence ATGAAAATCTTGATTGCCGACGACAGTTCCAGTTTCCGCCTATTGGTGCAGGCCACCTTGTCCAAGCGTGGTTATCAAACGATCACTGCCAGCAATGGCCAGGAAGCGCTCGACATCCTGCTCGGGCCACAGGCGCCGCCGCTGGCGATTCTGGACGTGAATATGCCGGAACTGGACGGCATCGAAGTCTGCCGCCGCCTGCGGCAAACGGGGCAAAAACTGCCGACCTATCTGATTTTGCTGACCGCCAACAATTCCAAAGCGGATGTGGTGGCCGGGTTGCAAGGGGGCGCGGATGATTACGTCACCAAGCCGTTTGACCGCGAAGAGCTGTTAGCGCGCTTGCAGGTCGGCGTGCGCCTCATCGAAATGCAACGCCGCCTGAACGAGCAGCTCAACGATCTGGAAACCACCTCGCTCCGGCTCGAGCGCCACGCCCAGTTGGCCCATTTGGGCGCTGACATTGGCACGGTGCTAACGACAGGTGACGACTTGCCCTGCACCTTGCAACGCTGCGCCGAGTTGATCATGCAGCATCTCAAAGCGGAATGTACCCGCCTCTGGCTGATCAACCCTGAAACCCAAATGCTGGAATTGCTGGCGGGCGCGGGCGCGGCGGCGGAATTGGATCAAGCAACGCGGTGCGTACCGCTAGACCAGCACAAAATCGGCCGCATTGCGCAAACGCGCCAACCGCTCATGACCAATCAGGTGGATAGCGCCGCCTTTTTTGGCGAACAGGAATGGATACGCCGCACGGGCCTGGTGGCCTTTGCCGGTTATCCTTTGATTGTCGAAGACCGCGTGCTCGGAGTGCTGGCGCTCTTTGCGCGGCGTCCCCTGACGGAAAACATCCAAGCGGCGCTGGCCACCTTGGCCAACACGCTGGCCCAGGGCATTCAACGCAAACGCGCTGAGGAAGCGCGCCGCGTCAGCGAAGAGAAATACCGCTCGCTGATTAACAACATTCCCGATGTCACCTGGACCTGTGACAGTGAGGGACGTTGCATGTTTATCAGCCCGAATGTGGAAAAGGTCTTGGGCTATACCGCCGCCGAGATTTATCAGAACCCGCAACACTGGTTCGACAGCATCCACCCGGATGAGGTGGCCAGCGTGCGCGCGGCGCTGACGGCCTTGTTCAGCCAGAACGTCACTTTCGATCTGAATTACCGCGCCAGCCACAAAGATGGAACCTGGCGCTGGCTGCACGAGCGGGCTGTGGCGACCTACGAAAAAGACGGCGTGCGTTATGCCGACGGCGTTTTTTCGGACATCACGCAGCAACGCAAAATCGAAGAGGCGCTGCGCGAAAGCGAAGAGCACTTGCGCCGGGCGCAGAAATTGGAATCGCTCGGCCAACTGGCCGCCGGCATCGCCCACGAGATCAATACGCCGATGCAATATATCGGCGATAACACGCGCTTCTTACTGGACTCCTTCCAGGAATTGAACCAGGTCATCGGGAAAGATCGCGAATTGTTGGAGGCCTGCCAAACCAGCGACCTGCTGTCAGAGTTGGTGGCGCAAGCCGAGGCCACGTTGCGCAGCGCCGATGTGGATTATCTGCTGCTGGAAATTCCCAAGTCCTTGCAACAATCGCTGGAAGGCGTCGAACACGTCACCAAGATCGTGCAATCCCTGAAAGATTTCGCGCATCCCGGCCTCAAGAAAAAGGCCGCCGACCTCAACAAAGCGATTGAGAGCACGCTCACGGTCGCCCGCAACGAATGGAAATACGTCGCGGATGTGGTCACCAAATACGACCCCACGCTGCCGCCGGTGCCGTGCGTCTTGAGCGAGTTGAATCAGGTCGTGCTCAATTTGGTCATCAACGCGGCCCACGCCATCGCTGAGGTTGTCAACGACGGCCACAAGGACAAAGGCACGATCATCATCAGCACCGGCCACGATGAACAGTGCGCCGAGATTCGCATCAGCGATACCGGCGCCGGTATTCCCGAAAAAGTGCGGGCGCGCATTTTCGATCCGTTCTTCACCACCAAAGAGGTCGGACACGGCACCGGTCAAGGCCTAGCCATTTCGCATGAAGTCATCGTGAAAAAACATAAAGGCACCATCGAGTTTGAAAGCGAAGTCGGACGCGGCACGACGTTTATCGTTCGTCTGCCCTTGCAGGAAATTACCGCTGCCGCGGCTGTCGCCGGGCAGAACGGGAGGCTGCAATGA
- a CDS encoding HDOD domain-containing protein, translating to MQKQILFVNDDPHFLAELKRMLDPMQATWFMHFTQSGVEALEILATQPFDVVVADMYLPGISGTELLKLVRDRYPRIVQILLSDCTDEDIITKTVRPSYQLLAKPCELERLTLAINRACAVRELLANEQLKMLISQMSSLPTLPTLYTELVKELQSPNSSMKKIAEIITRDMGMTAKILQMANSAFFGLRRHISNPIDAVNLLGLDAIVAMTLTIQVFSRAKTAAIQGFSPTAIWNHSLRVGVFAKRIAQGEQQTLEVVNDAFTAGLLHDAGKMVLATELPQQYDQMLKLARTEGLSGKAAERRVFGATHGEVGAYLLGLWGLPNAIIGAVAFHNEPSRALTQSFCPLTAVHVSNALDLEQQRTPQIVQPPALDLDYIINLGLENHVPVWTEMHKQATEAHAA from the coding sequence ATGCAAAAACAAATCCTTTTTGTGAATGACGACCCGCACTTCTTGGCGGAACTCAAACGCATGCTCGATCCCATGCAAGCCACCTGGTTCATGCACTTCACACAGAGCGGCGTCGAGGCGTTGGAGATTCTGGCGACGCAGCCGTTTGATGTCGTGGTGGCCGATATGTATTTGCCTGGCATCAGTGGCACTGAGTTGCTCAAGCTGGTCAGGGATCGTTATCCGCGCATCGTGCAAATTCTGCTGTCGGATTGCACGGATGAAGACATCATCACCAAGACCGTCCGGCCCTCTTACCAATTACTGGCTAAGCCTTGTGAGTTGGAACGGTTGACGCTGGCGATTAACCGGGCTTGTGCGGTGCGTGAACTGCTGGCGAATGAGCAATTGAAAATGCTGATCTCGCAAATGAGTTCGCTGCCGACCCTGCCGACCCTTTACACGGAACTGGTCAAGGAACTGCAATCGCCCAATTCCTCCATGAAAAAGATCGCCGAGATCATCACCCGCGACATGGGGATGACGGCAAAAATTCTGCAAATGGCGAACTCGGCGTTCTTCGGCTTGCGCCGGCATATCTCGAATCCGATAGACGCCGTCAATTTGCTGGGGCTGGACGCCATCGTCGCCATGACGCTGACCATCCAGGTTTTTTCGCGCGCCAAAACGGCCGCCATTCAGGGCTTTTCACCGACCGCCATTTGGAATCACAGTTTGCGTGTCGGTGTCTTTGCCAAACGCATCGCGCAAGGCGAACAGCAAACGCTGGAAGTAGTCAACGATGCATTCACCGCAGGCCTCTTGCACGACGCCGGGAAAATGGTTTTGGCGACTGAATTGCCGCAGCAATATGACCAAATGCTCAAACTCGCGCGCACGGAAGGGCTTTCCGGCAAAGCTGCCGAACGGCGCGTGTTTGGCGCCACCCACGGGGAAGTCGGCGCTTATTTGCTGGGATTATGGGGCCTGCCCAATGCCATCATCGGCGCGGTGGCCTTTCATAACGAACCGTCCCGCGCTTTGACCCAAAGCTTTTGCCCGCTCACTGCCGTCCATGTTTCCAACGCGTTAGACCTTGAACAACAGCGCACGCCGCAAATTGTTCAACCGCCAGCGCTCGATCTGGATTACATTATCAATCTGGGGCTGGAAAACCATGTCCCCGTCTGGACCGAGATGCATAAACAGGCTACTGAAGCGCACGCCGCCTAA